Proteins encoded by one window of Triplophysa rosa linkage group LG19, Trosa_1v2, whole genome shotgun sequence:
- the zgc:162472 gene encoding transcription factor TFIIIB component B'' homolog isoform X4, with protein sequence MMRRSRISVRPNVKPPDRALTGSHDASLDKTQPNQTPTDSGPSQVSEVTAEQVNTGPPATESVKTSEKAALSSNHGNEVEATSHEEDAASKSTDSQAATSTSLTSGPQRRKRFTALPNLAKPRASPVSSRTPKSPSKSPVKPVTPSESEKPAAVVESAPGAPLVKEPVANPKVPERQRPSGGGRRPKAQPTPTVPPQIVLEKGSQGGGSSDHQQPLETSQPDPVILHETPPECPFPPALDVIVIEPEHNSGLDLEKDQSDPLRKKLKSCSKVIKTLNDPADMIRLAKARKLRELLKMEMSKSKEDKKKPKLGIKERKVPKDHTKMTMRELIYYLPASNPMKSFTEEEEKASEIVLPNSPKPASTKPSTGPSVQENEGEDRLREDEEEAEAEMAEETHAEDPLLVPRVKVAEDGSLIIDEESLTVQVSRMNGPNPAEDRDPIFERGSTTTYSSFKKGTYTKPWSNGETDMFYLAISMVGTDFSMIGQLFPHRGRVEIKNKFKKEERMNSWRIDKAFKEKRCLDLDFFKTLMEQILKDEQTKKDKNKELVKLAKAQRTFRKPRVVKRKETKSSESSDNDEVVHEKENEDLWNEGGSDAASKKHRADHQNCENEVSEGLPSDESRLKESENVSKSPVIKPAQLKGRPQKPTPTLSNRCGNRRPGGEETKKTSKVTPVLVQEREKKQSSILQELEDLEEEPDLTAVQEQIFNKPTRSGRIPKLSQHVMQAAAEDEEVLSDPQLSFKDQGFQAPGRRAKVKPGPSLKQGMTRRGKSRLVTLRASGTEDDDDEEDVEDCGLSQEDLFSNAEEENQVFVPMSLRSLPPDNSEVLETVEEDVIEFLDPDHMEVCKEINNEAAQTLLTIGCSAQMIQTTEMSCTGEDYIGEQPLNDVHEEVVQEVVFTETVELQADTAVVLAGPSVRLESETKAGLNLSSIGSNIPEPASEETYITTEQPIRIQITNDVPSQDEMQNLSSSTSAPPSRRGRLSKPKPNVGQGLKTRRVQQAHQEPDSVPSSSGPNSTELNKNTTEPMREDSGPADYMPQDSSTILAVVMQPDTASEQKDDIPEKDSGSIPLKRKSDDVITEESAKKDRREVNEAKPETEQMKSVSQERSDETSRLVRRYRGPKPKAKLTRTSTATHVQTRHNTTSTTTVPKERSPVAEFSTSTFTPIESPEEGAVVTTEAQHEKVAFDMAVKEVTPQVVSGDELKQKTVSVLENTRSTSDGNNVGELPVCLLQDTSADPTHDEPVFILSLTEIPPTFDEGMDFETETLPSTTMTELHSQSQSFNESRETSHLLITDALVPVAEEEEKGDGDKMSKGDLDHTAPASRSQRVDKTESQTEHPVFEKTECTEEAKEHVEKKKELPERARRAKLQVKPNTLAGRSTRGAKEETPALSSEETTSVPISTLYSQESISVQEQNVRASNSTTVNSDNLTSAATSDGETTHSPIPALLEDSRHLANQDNTSEELAQGQVDLAGKDAVELSVTEASGSRSHNVSQIASVTTSGPLTRPGRRPKGFLSFISSKSTQGPSGTNRGARPGPQKPAVNTSRPDRKWVAAIPVTSTKNPEAKQPSTSNSKTEQNSEEEPTSVSKYFFSDIFTEVDELEDMD encoded by the exons atgATGCGCAGATCAAGAATCAGCGTCCGGCCCAATGTGAAGCCGCCAGACCGAGCTCTGACGGGCTCTCACGATGCGTCTCTGGATAAAACTCAGCCAAACCAGACCCCCACTGACTCCGGCCCATCTCAGGTATCAGAGGTCACAGCTGAGCAAGTTAACACTGGTCCCCCTGCGACAGAATCTGTGAAGACCAGCGAAAAAGCAGCTCTGAGCAGCAACCATGGTAATGAGGTGGAGGCCACTAGCCATGAAGA AGATGCAGCATCTAAAAGTACTGATTCCCAAGCAGCAACAAGCACCTCTTTGACATCCGGCCCACAAAGGAGGAAACGATTTACAGCTCTACCCAACCTGGCCAAACCCCGAGCCTCCCCAGTCTCCTCCAGGACTCCAAAATCTCCGTCCAAGTCCCCTGTCAAACCAGTAACACCCAGTGAGTCTGAAAAACCAGCCGCCGTTGTAGAATCTGCTCCTGGTGCGCCTCTAGTCAAGGAGCCTGTCGCCAACCCCAAGGTTCCTGAAAGACAGAGACCTTCCGGAGGGGGCAGGCGGCCCAAAGCTCAGCCCACACCTACAGTCCCACCTCAGATTGTCCTAGAGAAGGGCTCACAAGGAGGCGGATCATCAGATCACCAGCAACCTCTTGAAACATCCCAACCTGATCCTGTTATACTTCATGAAACCCCTCCCGAGTGTCCGTTCCCTCCTGCTTTGGATGTCATAGTCATTGAACCGGAGCACAATTCTGGGCTTGATCTAGAGAAAGACCAGTCTGAtcctttaagaaaaaaacttAAATCATGTTCTAAGGTCATCAAAACTCTTAATGACCCTGCAGACATGATCAGATTGGCCAAGGCTCGGAAACTTAGAGAGcttcttaaaatggaaatgaGCAAAAGCAAG GAAGATAAGAAGAAACCCAAATTGGGAATCAAAGAACGGAAGGTACCAAAAGATCACACCAAAATGACCATGAGAGAACTGATCTATTACCTACCTGCCTCCAACCCAATGAA GTCTTTTACAGAAGAGGAGGAGAAAGCATCTGAGATAGTGTTACCTAACTCCCCTAAACCAGC TTCTACGAAGCCTTCAACTGGTCCATCAGTTCAGGAGAATGAAGGTGAAGATCGTCTTCGTGAGGATGAAGAAGAAGCAGAAGCAGAAATGGCAGAGGAAACTCATGCGGAAGATCCTCTGCTGGTGCCCAGGGTGAAAGTGGCCGAGGATGGATCTCTGATTATAGATGAGGAGAG tttaACAGTCCAGGTGTCCAGAATGAACGGACCCAATCCAGCAGAGGACAGAGATCCCATATTCGAACGTGGCTCTACCACCACCTACTCCAGCTTTAAGAAAGGCACCTACACCAAACCCTGGTCCAACGGAG AGACTGATATGTTTTACTTGGCCATCAGCATGGTGGGGACGGACTTCTCCATGATTGGTCAACTGTTTCCCCATCGAGGTCGTGTCGAGATTAAG AACAAGTTTAAGAAAGAGGAGAGAATGAACTCATGGAGGATAGACAAAGCTTTCA AGGAGAAGAGGTGTTTGGATCTAGATTTCTTTAAGACATTAATGGAGCAGATTCTAAAAGATGAGCAGACGAAGAAGGACAAGAACAAAGAGCTTGTCAAGTTGGCTAAGGCGCAAAGGACATTCAGAAAACCAAGAg TGGTTAAAAGAAAGGAAACAAAGTCTTCAGAAAGTTCAGACAACGATGAGGTGGTGCATGAAAAGGAAAACGAAGACCTCTGGAATGAAGGAGGGAGTGATGCTGCTTCAAAGAAACACAGAG CTGATCAtcaaaactgtgaaaatgaAGTCTCTGAGGGGCTGCCATCAGATGAGAG CAGGTTAAAGGAATCTGAGAATGTGAGCAAGAGTCCGGTCATTAAACCGGCCCAGCTCAAGGGTCGACCCCAAAAACCGACCCCGACCCTCAGCAACAGGTGTGGAAATAGACGTCCAGGTGGAGAAGAAACTAAAAAGACCTCCAAG GTGACCCCAGTTTTAGTccaagagagagaaaagaaacagTCCTCTATTCTCCAAGAATTGGAAGATTTGGAGGAAGAACCCGACCTCACTGCTGTACAGGAACAAATTTTCAATAAACCAACCAG GTCAGGACGGATCCCTAAACTTTCTCAGCATGTGATGCAGGCAGCAGCGGAGGATGAGGAAGTGCTCTCTGATCCTCAGCTGTCTTTCAAAGATCAAGGCTTTCAAGCGCCCGGCCGTAGAGCCAAAGTAAAGCCAGGCCCAAGTCTGAAACAAGGCATGACTAGGAGGGGGAAATCGAGACTGGTGACCTTACGGGCATCTGGGAcggaagatgatgatgatgaagaggacGTAGAAGACTGTGGCTTGAGCCAGGAGGACCTTTTTTCAAATGCAGAAGAGGAAAACCAGGTGTTTGTGCCTATGAGTCTTCGCTCACTACCGCCAGATAATTCAGAGGTGTTGGAAACTGTGGAGGAG GATGTCATTGAGTTTCTTGACCCAGATCACATGGAAG TGTGTAAGGAGATCAACAATGAAGCCGCCCAGACACTTCTGACCATTGGGTGCTCAGCTCAGATGATCCAGACAACTGAAATGTCCTGCACAG gTGAAGATTATATTGGTGAGCAGCCATTAAATGATGTGCATGAAGAGGTTGTCCAAGAAGTCGTCTTCACAGAAACAGTAGAACTTCAGGCTGATACTGCAGTAGTGTTGGCTGGTCCTTCTGTAAGATTAGAGTCTGAGACAAAAGCTGGTCTTAACCTCTCAAGTATTGGGAGTAATATTCCAGAACCAGCCTCTGAAGAAACCTACATCACGACAGAGCAACCAATCAGAATACAGATAACTAATGATGTACCATCTCAAGACGAGATGCAGAACTTGAGTTCTTCCACCAGCGCTCCACCCTCTAGAAGGGGCCGTTTATCTAAACCCAAGCCCAATGTTGGCCAAGGTTTGAAAACCAGACGAGTTCAGCAAGCCCATCAAGAACCTGATTCTGTGCCGAGCTCCAGTGGTCCAAATTCTACAGAACTGAATAAAAATACGACAGAACCAATGCGAGAAGATTCAGGTCCGGCGGATTACATGCCACAAGATTCCTCTACCATTCTCGCTGTGGTCATGCAGCCGGATACAGCATCTGAACAAAAAGATGACATACCTGAGAAAGATAGTGGATCTATCCCACTCAAGAGAAAGAGTGATGATGTAATCACAGAGGAAAGTGCGAAAAAAGATAGACGAGAGGTGAATGAGGCGAAGCCAGAGACGGAGCAAATGAAAAG tgtGTCTCAGGAGAGATCTGATGAGACCAGTAGACTTGTCAGGAGGTATCGTGGACCCAAACCTAAAGCCAAACTCACTCGGACATCTACAGCCACACATGTCCAGACCCGGCATAACACAACATCAACCACAACAG TACCAAAAGAAAGGTCACCTGTTGCCGAGTTCTCCACAAGCACTTTCACTCCCATTGAAAGCCCTGAAGAGGGCGCTGTAGTTACCACAGAAGCTCAGCATGAGAAAGTTGCATTCGACATG gcAGTCAAAGAAGTCACGCCACAAGTTGTTTCGGGAGATGAGTTGAAACAGAAAACTGTATCTGTGTTGGAAAACACCAGAAGCACTTCTGACGGAAACAACGTTGGGGAACTTCCTGTATGTTTGTTACAGGACACATCTGCGGACCCCACCCATGATGAACCAGTGTTCATACTCTCTCTTACTGAAATCCCACCCACTTTTGATGAGGGGATGGACTTTGAGACGGAGACCCTCCCATCTACGACAATGACTGAATTGCATTCTCAAAGTCAAAG TTTTAATGAGAGCAGAGAGACGAGTCATCTTCTGATCACAGATGCTTTAGTTCCTGTAGCAGAGGAAGAGGAAAAGGGGGATGGAGACAAAATGAGCAAAGGAGATTTGGACCACACGGCACCAGCCTCAAGATCTCAGCgg GTTGACAAAACAGAGAGTCAGACAGAACATCCCG tattcGAAAAGACAGAGTGTACTGAGGAGGCGAAGGAGCATGTGGAGAAGAAAAAAGAACTTCCTGAGAGAGCCAGGAGAG CAAAACTGCAGGTTAAACCCAACACCCTGGCCGGAAGAAGCACTCGAGGGGCTAAAGAGGAGACACCAGCGCTTTCTTCAGAAGAGACTACCTCAGTACCAATTTCAACACTATATAGCCAAGAGAGTATATCAGTGCAAGAACAAAATGTGAGAGCCAGCAATTCAACAACAGTAAACTCAGACAACTTAACATCAGCCGCCACTTCAGATGGAGAAACAACCCATTCTCCTATTCCAGCACTTCTCGAGGATTCACGTCACCTTGCCAATCAAGATAATACATCCGAAGAGTTAGCCCAGGGACAGGTGGACCTTGCTGGCAAAGATGCAGTTGAATTAAGTGTGACAGAGGCTAGTGGGTCACGATCGCACAATGTCAGTCAAATCGCATCTGTTACCACAAGTGGGCCACTTACAAG ACCTGGTAGAAGACCAAAGGGTTTCCTGTCCTTCATTTCCTCTAAGAGCACACAAGGGCCCTCAGGTACTAATCGAGGGGCCAGGCCAGGACCCCAGAAACCAGCGGTCAACACCTCACGCCCAGACAGAAAATGGGTAGCGGCTATCCCTGTTACTTCGACAAAAAATCCTGAAGCAAAGCAACCCTCAACCTCTAATTCCAAGACTGAG CAGAATTCGGAAGAAGAGCCCACAAGTGTTTCTAAGTATTTTTTCAGTGATATCTTCACTGAAGTGGATGAGCTTGAAGACATGGATTGA
- the zgc:162472 gene encoding transcription factor TFIIIB component B'' homolog isoform X3, which produces MMRRSRISVRPNVKPPDRALTGSHDASLDKTQPNQTPTDSGPSQVSEVTAEQVNTGPPATESVKTSEKAALSSNHGNEVEATSHEEDAASKSTDSQAATSTSLTSGPQRRKRFTALPNLAKPRASPVSSRTPKSPSKSPVKPVTPSESEKPAAVVESAPGAPLVKEPVANPKVPERQRPSGGGRRPKAQPTPTVPPQIVLEKGSQGGGSSDHQQPLETSQPDPVILHETPPECPFPPALDVIVIEPEHNSGLDLEKDQSDPLRKKLKSCSKVIKTLNDPADMIRLAKARKLRELLKMEMSKSKEDKKKPKLGIKERKVPKDHTKMTMRELIYYLPASNPMKSFTEEEEKASEIVLPNSPKPASTKPSTGPSVQENEGEDRLREDEEEAEAEMAEETHAEDPLLVPRVKVAEDGSLIIDEESLTVQVSRMNGPNPAEDRDPIFERGSTTTYSSFKKGTYTKPWSNGETDMFYLAISMVGTDFSMIGQLFPHRGRVEIKNKFKKEERMNSWRIDKAFKEKRCLDLDFFKTLMEQILKDEQTKKDKNKELVKLAKAQRTFRKPRVVKRKETKSSESSDNDEVVHEKENEDLWNEGGSDAASKKHRADHQNCENEVSEGLPSDERLKESENVSKSPVIKPAQLKGRPQKPTPTLSNRCGNRRPGGEETKKTSKVTPVLVQEREKKQSSILQELEDLEEEPDLTAVQEQIFNKPTRSGRIPKLSQHVMQAAAEDEEVLSDPQLSFKDQGFQAPGRRAKVKPGPSLKQGMTRRGKSRLVTLRASGTEDDDDEEDVEDCGLSQEDLFSNAEEENQVFVPMSLRSLPPDNSEVLETVEELDISLNVPDILGTSQNALCPELSCEQAEMPAGSVLCEHQLDLLVDVIEFLDPDHMEVCKEINNEAAQTLLTIGCSAQMIQTTEMSCTGEDYIGEQPLNDVHEEVVQEVVFTETVELQADTAVVLAGPSVRLESETKAGLNLSSIGSNIPEPASEETYITTEQPIRIQITNDVPSQDEMQNLSSSTSAPPSRRGRLSKPKPNVGQGLKTRRVQQAHQEPDSVPSSSGPNSTELNKNTTEPMREDSGPADYMPQDSSTILAVVMQPDTASEQKDDIPEKDSGSIPLKRKSDDVITEESAKKDRREVNEAKPETEQMKSVSQERSDETSRLVRRYRGPKPKAKLTRTSTATHVQTRHNTTSTTTVPKERSPVAEFSTSTFTPIESPEEGAVVTTEAQHEKVAFDMAVKEVTPQVVSGDELKQKTVSVLENTRSTSDGNNVGELPVCLLQDTSADPTHDEPVFILSLTEIPPTFDEGMDFETETLPSTTMTELHSQSQSFNESRETSHLLITDALVPVAEEEEKGDGDKMSKGDLDHTAPASRSQRVDKTESQTEHPVFEKTECTEEAKEHVEKKKELPERARRAKLQVKPNTLAGRSTRGAKEETPALSSEETTSVPISTLYSQESISVQEQNVRASNSTTVNSDNLTSAATSDGETTHSPIPALLEDSRHLANQDNTSEELAQGQVDLAGKDAVELSVTEASGSRSHNVSQIASVTTSGPLTRPGRRPKGFLSFISSKSTQGPSGTNRGARPGPQKPAVNTSRPDRKWVAAIPVTSTKNPEAKQPSTSNSKTEQNSEEEPTSVSKYFFSDIFTEVDELEDMD; this is translated from the exons atgATGCGCAGATCAAGAATCAGCGTCCGGCCCAATGTGAAGCCGCCAGACCGAGCTCTGACGGGCTCTCACGATGCGTCTCTGGATAAAACTCAGCCAAACCAGACCCCCACTGACTCCGGCCCATCTCAGGTATCAGAGGTCACAGCTGAGCAAGTTAACACTGGTCCCCCTGCGACAGAATCTGTGAAGACCAGCGAAAAAGCAGCTCTGAGCAGCAACCATGGTAATGAGGTGGAGGCCACTAGCCATGAAGA AGATGCAGCATCTAAAAGTACTGATTCCCAAGCAGCAACAAGCACCTCTTTGACATCCGGCCCACAAAGGAGGAAACGATTTACAGCTCTACCCAACCTGGCCAAACCCCGAGCCTCCCCAGTCTCCTCCAGGACTCCAAAATCTCCGTCCAAGTCCCCTGTCAAACCAGTAACACCCAGTGAGTCTGAAAAACCAGCCGCCGTTGTAGAATCTGCTCCTGGTGCGCCTCTAGTCAAGGAGCCTGTCGCCAACCCCAAGGTTCCTGAAAGACAGAGACCTTCCGGAGGGGGCAGGCGGCCCAAAGCTCAGCCCACACCTACAGTCCCACCTCAGATTGTCCTAGAGAAGGGCTCACAAGGAGGCGGATCATCAGATCACCAGCAACCTCTTGAAACATCCCAACCTGATCCTGTTATACTTCATGAAACCCCTCCCGAGTGTCCGTTCCCTCCTGCTTTGGATGTCATAGTCATTGAACCGGAGCACAATTCTGGGCTTGATCTAGAGAAAGACCAGTCTGAtcctttaagaaaaaaacttAAATCATGTTCTAAGGTCATCAAAACTCTTAATGACCCTGCAGACATGATCAGATTGGCCAAGGCTCGGAAACTTAGAGAGcttcttaaaatggaaatgaGCAAAAGCAAG GAAGATAAGAAGAAACCCAAATTGGGAATCAAAGAACGGAAGGTACCAAAAGATCACACCAAAATGACCATGAGAGAACTGATCTATTACCTACCTGCCTCCAACCCAATGAA GTCTTTTACAGAAGAGGAGGAGAAAGCATCTGAGATAGTGTTACCTAACTCCCCTAAACCAGC TTCTACGAAGCCTTCAACTGGTCCATCAGTTCAGGAGAATGAAGGTGAAGATCGTCTTCGTGAGGATGAAGAAGAAGCAGAAGCAGAAATGGCAGAGGAAACTCATGCGGAAGATCCTCTGCTGGTGCCCAGGGTGAAAGTGGCCGAGGATGGATCTCTGATTATAGATGAGGAGAG tttaACAGTCCAGGTGTCCAGAATGAACGGACCCAATCCAGCAGAGGACAGAGATCCCATATTCGAACGTGGCTCTACCACCACCTACTCCAGCTTTAAGAAAGGCACCTACACCAAACCCTGGTCCAACGGAG AGACTGATATGTTTTACTTGGCCATCAGCATGGTGGGGACGGACTTCTCCATGATTGGTCAACTGTTTCCCCATCGAGGTCGTGTCGAGATTAAG AACAAGTTTAAGAAAGAGGAGAGAATGAACTCATGGAGGATAGACAAAGCTTTCA AGGAGAAGAGGTGTTTGGATCTAGATTTCTTTAAGACATTAATGGAGCAGATTCTAAAAGATGAGCAGACGAAGAAGGACAAGAACAAAGAGCTTGTCAAGTTGGCTAAGGCGCAAAGGACATTCAGAAAACCAAGAg TGGTTAAAAGAAAGGAAACAAAGTCTTCAGAAAGTTCAGACAACGATGAGGTGGTGCATGAAAAGGAAAACGAAGACCTCTGGAATGAAGGAGGGAGTGATGCTGCTTCAAAGAAACACAGAG CTGATCAtcaaaactgtgaaaatgaAGTCTCTGAGGGGCTGCCATCAGATGAGAG GTTAAAGGAATCTGAGAATGTGAGCAAGAGTCCGGTCATTAAACCGGCCCAGCTCAAGGGTCGACCCCAAAAACCGACCCCGACCCTCAGCAACAGGTGTGGAAATAGACGTCCAGGTGGAGAAGAAACTAAAAAGACCTCCAAG GTGACCCCAGTTTTAGTccaagagagagaaaagaaacagTCCTCTATTCTCCAAGAATTGGAAGATTTGGAGGAAGAACCCGACCTCACTGCTGTACAGGAACAAATTTTCAATAAACCAACCAG GTCAGGACGGATCCCTAAACTTTCTCAGCATGTGATGCAGGCAGCAGCGGAGGATGAGGAAGTGCTCTCTGATCCTCAGCTGTCTTTCAAAGATCAAGGCTTTCAAGCGCCCGGCCGTAGAGCCAAAGTAAAGCCAGGCCCAAGTCTGAAACAAGGCATGACTAGGAGGGGGAAATCGAGACTGGTGACCTTACGGGCATCTGGGAcggaagatgatgatgatgaagaggacGTAGAAGACTGTGGCTTGAGCCAGGAGGACCTTTTTTCAAATGCAGAAGAGGAAAACCAGGTGTTTGTGCCTATGAGTCTTCGCTCACTACCGCCAGATAATTCAGAGGTGTTGGAAACTGTGGAGGAG CTGGACATCTCTTTGAATGTTCCCGATATCCTGGGCacatcccagaatgctttgtgCCCCGAGTTGTCATGCGAGCAGGCTGAAATGCCTGCTGGTTCTGTCCTTTGTGAACACCAGTTGGACCTACTTGTT GATGTCATTGAGTTTCTTGACCCAGATCACATGGAAG TGTGTAAGGAGATCAACAATGAAGCCGCCCAGACACTTCTGACCATTGGGTGCTCAGCTCAGATGATCCAGACAACTGAAATGTCCTGCACAG gTGAAGATTATATTGGTGAGCAGCCATTAAATGATGTGCATGAAGAGGTTGTCCAAGAAGTCGTCTTCACAGAAACAGTAGAACTTCAGGCTGATACTGCAGTAGTGTTGGCTGGTCCTTCTGTAAGATTAGAGTCTGAGACAAAAGCTGGTCTTAACCTCTCAAGTATTGGGAGTAATATTCCAGAACCAGCCTCTGAAGAAACCTACATCACGACAGAGCAACCAATCAGAATACAGATAACTAATGATGTACCATCTCAAGACGAGATGCAGAACTTGAGTTCTTCCACCAGCGCTCCACCCTCTAGAAGGGGCCGTTTATCTAAACCCAAGCCCAATGTTGGCCAAGGTTTGAAAACCAGACGAGTTCAGCAAGCCCATCAAGAACCTGATTCTGTGCCGAGCTCCAGTGGTCCAAATTCTACAGAACTGAATAAAAATACGACAGAACCAATGCGAGAAGATTCAGGTCCGGCGGATTACATGCCACAAGATTCCTCTACCATTCTCGCTGTGGTCATGCAGCCGGATACAGCATCTGAACAAAAAGATGACATACCTGAGAAAGATAGTGGATCTATCCCACTCAAGAGAAAGAGTGATGATGTAATCACAGAGGAAAGTGCGAAAAAAGATAGACGAGAGGTGAATGAGGCGAAGCCAGAGACGGAGCAAATGAAAAG tgtGTCTCAGGAGAGATCTGATGAGACCAGTAGACTTGTCAGGAGGTATCGTGGACCCAAACCTAAAGCCAAACTCACTCGGACATCTACAGCCACACATGTCCAGACCCGGCATAACACAACATCAACCACAACAG TACCAAAAGAAAGGTCACCTGTTGCCGAGTTCTCCACAAGCACTTTCACTCCCATTGAAAGCCCTGAAGAGGGCGCTGTAGTTACCACAGAAGCTCAGCATGAGAAAGTTGCATTCGACATG gcAGTCAAAGAAGTCACGCCACAAGTTGTTTCGGGAGATGAGTTGAAACAGAAAACTGTATCTGTGTTGGAAAACACCAGAAGCACTTCTGACGGAAACAACGTTGGGGAACTTCCTGTATGTTTGTTACAGGACACATCTGCGGACCCCACCCATGATGAACCAGTGTTCATACTCTCTCTTACTGAAATCCCACCCACTTTTGATGAGGGGATGGACTTTGAGACGGAGACCCTCCCATCTACGACAATGACTGAATTGCATTCTCAAAGTCAAAG TTTTAATGAGAGCAGAGAGACGAGTCATCTTCTGATCACAGATGCTTTAGTTCCTGTAGCAGAGGAAGAGGAAAAGGGGGATGGAGACAAAATGAGCAAAGGAGATTTGGACCACACGGCACCAGCCTCAAGATCTCAGCgg GTTGACAAAACAGAGAGTCAGACAGAACATCCCG tattcGAAAAGACAGAGTGTACTGAGGAGGCGAAGGAGCATGTGGAGAAGAAAAAAGAACTTCCTGAGAGAGCCAGGAGAG CAAAACTGCAGGTTAAACCCAACACCCTGGCCGGAAGAAGCACTCGAGGGGCTAAAGAGGAGACACCAGCGCTTTCTTCAGAAGAGACTACCTCAGTACCAATTTCAACACTATATAGCCAAGAGAGTATATCAGTGCAAGAACAAAATGTGAGAGCCAGCAATTCAACAACAGTAAACTCAGACAACTTAACATCAGCCGCCACTTCAGATGGAGAAACAACCCATTCTCCTATTCCAGCACTTCTCGAGGATTCACGTCACCTTGCCAATCAAGATAATACATCCGAAGAGTTAGCCCAGGGACAGGTGGACCTTGCTGGCAAAGATGCAGTTGAATTAAGTGTGACAGAGGCTAGTGGGTCACGATCGCACAATGTCAGTCAAATCGCATCTGTTACCACAAGTGGGCCACTTACAAG ACCTGGTAGAAGACCAAAGGGTTTCCTGTCCTTCATTTCCTCTAAGAGCACACAAGGGCCCTCAGGTACTAATCGAGGGGCCAGGCCAGGACCCCAGAAACCAGCGGTCAACACCTCACGCCCAGACAGAAAATGGGTAGCGGCTATCCCTGTTACTTCGACAAAAAATCCTGAAGCAAAGCAACCCTCAACCTCTAATTCCAAGACTGAG CAGAATTCGGAAGAAGAGCCCACAAGTGTTTCTAAGTATTTTTTCAGTGATATCTTCACTGAAGTGGATGAGCTTGAAGACATGGATTGA